In Amblyomma americanum isolate KBUSLIRL-KWMA chromosome 8, ASM5285725v1, whole genome shotgun sequence, the DNA window TCGCGGTGTAGCGTTACTGCATTATTTCTGTGAGgttaaagcaaaaaagaaatgtctGCGGACGGTAGCGAAGCTTGGCCCACACCGGTCTTCGACAGCGAGACGCCGGCTGCGGCCGACGGCGACTCACAGTGCTCGAACGAGGAGAATGCGTCGTCGTCTGCGTCGGCCGCCGCGGCTGCCGGTATTTTCCTGCAGCCGCACGTACCCAAGCTAAGCCTAACGGCATCGTCCGCTGCAACGGCTCCGTCACAGTTGCCGGAGAAGCCCGCGGACGGTGTCGCCGTCTTTGAAGAGGACACGCGGAGCTCGTGGAACCTGGAGCCTTCTTCGGGCACGGCcacgtcgtcggcggcggcgaccAGGGACGTCGACGATGACGACGAGGTGCGCGAGCCACCGTCGACGTCGGAGGTGGAGGCGGCGATGAGAGACGCGCCGGCTTCGTCGTCCAAGTCGGACGACCCAGGCGGCGACACCGAGAGGGCTCGCGAGCGCACACCCGTGGTGAGCTTCGCGCCCACCGTGGTGGACTGCGACTCGcagaacagcggcagcagcgtcaAGAGTGGCCGCAAGCGCTTCTCGGACGACGAGGTGACGTCCGAGGCGCCGACCACTATCACGGCGGACAAACTGTTCGAGTACCACTGGCCGCCCGACTGCGGGGACGCCTACATGCTCCAGGAGCAGGTGCGCACCTGCTCTTGCGATCAGTGTGTGTGCACTCGCCACATGACGTCTTTCACGCCGGCAGCGCGAATACTTACAGCTGCTTTCCGATCCAGTTCATCGGTCGCAGTTTTTGGTTGAGAGAGGCCGGTTTCTGTGTTTCCCGTGTGATGTGCAGCTGAACGAGCTGGAAAGCTGTTGGTTCGTGCTCCGAAGTCGAGATATAAAGTTTAAAAAAGATGCTAGACTCAATGCGAGAAGGGAAACCATGGCCCATGGCATTGTTGATTTATTGCAGGCAGTTTTGCTGGCGGTAGCAGATGTGGGTGGAATAGCACCAGGCGTGATGTCGGCTACACACGAGCAAAACAAGCTGGCAATGGGCCGGTGCATGTGCTTGGAGTCTCCAAAGGCCTTTGTCAGATCTTAAGGAGTTAAGGGCTGTCACAGATATGTGTCATAGTACGGGGTTTAACTTCccatcaggctatgagggacactgtacaggctgtttcacacttatggtgaattccaatcgcaggcctggagtggtctgcacgctctgtgacagagcgcctgaatccggggcagagcgcgcgacctgaaattgcgattggagtacacttgctctggccagagcatgtaggtggcgctcgcgaactgctggaggaacaccaaatcagggggtacagggtgatatgggatgggcgtctttcgagagcagagaggctagcagtaagataccatttgaggaacgattgagaaaaatgtaggaaaagcagtgggctaggaaagttttcagatacctgtatataaagaatgttgacacgaaatggagaaagcgaactagaaattgacaagcaaatatctggacagcagtaagggggcaaatcagcaattatcggttaagtaaaaggttaaagaaacagagagagctctgtggaaaacagggatgctgacgaaatctaCATTGGGAACGTActggacctttaaacaggaaattgtcaaagaaaatatctatgataattgtaggggaagctctttgttgtttgaggccaggactggagttttgcggactaagacatatagagtcgggtaccatgagatagacactttgtgcattgcgtgcggaaaggaggaggaaacggctgaacacttgatacttttctgtaaagggcttcaccctacagtggaaagcagcggggctgacttacccaaggcattggggtttagggatagtgaagggaaagtggattttaagaggttagaagtaaccaggCGAAGGTTAtgcgattggtggctaaaagcaagataggagtaaaatttcacaagacatggctaggtggcttgagccaccgcccgatttaaagggttcagccgtatccatccattcatccaggAAGTACCCGTCATTTCTTGCACCTACCCGCTTTTCGCACGATTCACTTTTGAGCCCATAGCGGTGTGCGAAGttgatcgtctgctacggagtGCGGAGAGGAGCCGGCTCGGCGGACGCAAGCCGCCGGAAATGCAGGGCGCCGCTGAAAAAggacgtcacgcaaacttccggtcgactccgctgatttcggcggagcaatctcggctctgcaaccgctccctgtctacgattggaagacgtgATCcttggctcagatctgcgtttggaatacagttgctccgaaaagagcagaaaacgttgctcccgaagtgctccaactctgcgattggaagtcaccattagaaggaaactgggagcgcgtggccaccgcgcttcgcgaagcgctgccgccgacagGAGGGGAGAATCAGCTGCAAAGACGCATGCGCAAAACAAGCACGGCTGGTTgctctttccgcgcatgcgcattgaGGCACCAATTCTCGCTACCTCACGCCCACAGCGTTACCCGAAGCGTGGCGGCCACGCGCTCCCAGTTTCCTTTTGAGTGTGAAAGAGCCTGTACATGAGCGCTgttggataatttcgaccacctggggttcttaactgtgcactgacatcgcacagtgtacAGACTTCTGGCGTTTTGATGACGCCGACATTTTGCCTCCATCCGAATATGAACACCGGTTTAATCATGAGAAAATATGTAGTACGCTGGTATTTGCAAACAGTGCTGCGACTCATCTGCACTGGCCACACTAGTCCACAAAATTGTAGACACAATCTCAATGGTTGTGCTCTTTGTGACACTCAAATCAAACAGAACAATGACACAGTTTTAAAGTTGGGCTCAAGGTTGCTGCATATACACTTCGACGTGTTATCCATAGTTGTTACAAGTCTCACTACAGGATAGTGAAATAAAAATGGGTTTAATGAGTGTCGTGCATAGAATAAACTTACAGAAAACACAAATTTCCTACACAACTTCACATGAGCATCCGTTGAACACACACCACGACGCTATCTTTTGCGCTCCCGCACAGTTTTGCACGCACTTTACAAGCCGTGCCCCGACTACTTAACAGCGGTGTCCATTGTAGGGGCGCCAACGAGCAGTTGTTAATTGAAGGAATGCTTACAAATGGAAGTGAAATGGAAAAACAACCATGTGCTGTGCCTTGTTGGCGCACTTTAAGGAGCTCCAGGTGGACTAAGGTCGTGTGGAGGCCCACAGCTACAGATCTCTCAAAAGCAACATGTAGCTTTGAAATGCTACGACCCATATGCTTTTAATGAGCTTCTGTCATGTTTTTGCTTTAACAAACTTGTATGGCGTGTGCAGTTAAAGGTAACATATGTGTGGACTCTGGAGTCTTTTTGCCTGTGCAGTGTAAATTTCAGCTTGAATGCACTGCACATCCTGGACGGAATCAAACAGTATGGCAGTATTTACGGAGCATTACTTTTAACTGATGCACTGCTCGTAGCATGTTTTCAGGAGCGTGTTGCTAACAAAAAATGGCCTGCCGCAACTCTGCTCTGGCATTCTTTGTGCTTGATATGCAGCTTGGAAGAAAAAGCATTTGCTGTGTGGATTACAAACCCCCAAGACTGCTTTCACTTGCAGCTCCATCTTGTGGTAGCCTGTCTAAATGAAGCTGGCTTTGCTGTCTTCTGTGCAGGTGTGCGAGTTCCTGAACGTGAAGTCGTTCAAGCGGAAGCACCCAGATCTAGTCCGACGACCCGTGGAATTCGATGAGAAAGAGTTTCTTAAGGAACATGGTGTTGTCACGATGACCATGTGCGACCTCGGGTTGACAGCCCTCCGCGCGGACGATGTGGTCGACCTCTTCATGCGAGATTACCCGGAGAAGTACCAGGAGTACGTCAACTACATCCGCGAGCGCGACAAGCAGAATACTGTTGAGAAGCACCGCGGCTACTCTGCGGTGTCTGTCGAAAAGTGCAAGATGGCAGACTTTGTCCGCAAGGCGGTTGCCGCAACCGCCGAGTACAACCAGCATCTCAACCAGGAACGACGGGAAGAACGCCGTTCGTGCTTTGATTTACAAACGTTCACCATCCAGTACCCGTCCCGCAAGATATCAAAAGTCGAGGTAATGCCCACGAACCGGCGGAGGTACCCTGTTGCACTGATACCAGGACAGTACCAAGACCACTACCGGGTGTACACATCACAGGAACTGAAGTATTTGCCAATCAACACGGTTGTCTACGGGCCACCCCAGGAGATTGGCTCTGTTTACGCACACCCAGGCTCGGATGGAAGCCAGTCGGAATCCGAAGACAGCTCCGGTTCTGACGGCTCATCCTGTAGCAGCTCGAGTGGCGGAAGCTCGCCTGCGTCAGACATGGACACCAGCACCACAATGGGACCAAACTTCTGCAAGATCTGTGCCAATGCTGACTCAACCAAGGAAGGCGAGGAGCTCATCTCGTGCTCAGAGTGCGGTAAGGTGGGTCACGTGACGTGCCTTGACATCCTGCCCGAGATGGCGGCGGCCATCAAGTCGTACCGGTGGCAGTGCATGGACTGCAAGATGTGCAACGTGTGCATGGCGACAGACAACGAAGAGAAGATGATGTTTTGTGACCGGTGTGACCGTGGCTACCACAGCTTTTGCGTCGGCATGAAGGCCGTTCCGGCAGGTCGCTGGATCTGCCGGCTATGTGGGCGGTGCGCGACGTGCAGCATCAACACACCAGGGCCGGAGGGTCCCCGGGTACAGTGGCACCACGAGTACGGGAAGGGGCCAAACCCCGTCGACCACAAACGGAGTGTGACCATCTACTGTCAGAACTGCTACCGGCAGCGGAAAGGACGGTGATGGCAGGTTAAGACTGTTGTGGGACAGTATTTGTTCTTGTTGTAATATAGTGAATAAATGAGCATGGACTCTGTTTTTATTCATGAACGTGGTGTTAACCTTGTGCTTGTAATCCAGATGTGCAGTTTTGGTGTGTGGCTCTGGCTGGATGCAGCTTAGTGttctttgagaaaaagaaaacactgaaggAAATCTTGATTATGGCTGGATGTTATTAATTGTGCTGAAAGGGAAATAAATCCCTGAAGCTTACTGTTACACCTCAAAAAGAAAGCATGTAATTAATGTATGCCATGGCCACTCACCCATGATACTGCAACTTAGGCAGTAGAAAATATACTAGTTGTAAAGCTGAAGACAGCGTAGCGACTGATTGAAAGCAGATTGATAGGTGtgacagaggtagagagtagTGTTGATTTGGGAATGAAGGTAAGTTGAGGAtattctaaataaaaaaaatagaactgggcagggcatataatttGAAGAGATAACCTGCGGCTTGCTGGAGCGACAGAGACGAAGGAAAACAGTTTGAGGTTGCACGCTCGTATGGAGTGATGATGTAAGCGCGGCAAATACAAGCAGACACTTTGTGCCTGTACATGAAACCAAAAATTAGGCTACAGCGGTGACATCACGGATGACGTCACAGGTTGTGTTAATGCCCAGATGATACAAAGGGGCCCACTCATGACTGGTATTTTCAATTGTGCAGTGTGTAATCATATTTTTAATGTCTCTTCAAGACCACTTGTGGCACGTTTTGTATTGATAAACAACTTAATCTCGCAGGCCTTTTGTGTGCACTACTTAATTTGATGGTGAGCTGTTCCTACAATCGCTGCAACATATACTGCTTTGTCATCTTTGGCAGTGAATATTGCTTCTGGCCTGTGTTGCATCGTCAGAAATAAGGTCACTTGTGTGCTGGACAGGTAGCccttatatttttattttctttggcaTCCTGATGAGGCACCCACTCAACAAGAGATGGTTAAGTGACATTGTTCACTTTTCTCACAAGTCGTCCTCTGGCAATTCGCTCTTCTCGTTGTGGGTCTTGTGCCACTGGCTTGCGAGGTAGAAGAAAGGCTCCTGGACCCCTTCGGCTTCCTTCTGCAAGTTGGTGGGCGTACATAAATGAACAATGTGAATAAAAGCCAACAGCACTTGGAGTGTCTTACCGCAGATGACTCCAGGTAGTGAAAGCCAATGCGCTCGGCCATCTCTTGGGCTTCCTTGGGAGAAACTCGGCGGCGTTCTTTGAGGTCTCCTTTGGTCCCCACCAGTACACCTGATGCAGTCTCACATGTAAAACTTAGTTTTCATTACTGCATATTGTATTACTTAAGTCCGAAACTGCGCTGTACTGATAAAGATGTCCTCACCTATTTTAGGACCACAGGTGCTGTTCTTTGAAAGCCTTGCAGCCCAGGTTGAAACATGTTGAAATGAAGGCTCGTTGCATGTGTCGAACATAATTATGGCCAACGGTGCATCTGCCCACTGGAACCATGCAGTTACATAGAAACGCTGAAAACGGCTTTTGGCCGGTGAAATACAATTTTTACCGCGGTACTCACTAGCTCCTGGACGAAATCTAAATAGATTTGTTTCCCTGAGCAGTCGTAGAGGTACAGCTCCTGTAGAAGTAAAGGAATTTAGGGTTTTGCGAAACTGTTTATGACAGCGATTTTGAAACTCTAAATGCCAGTGCCGCACTAAAATTGGTAAAATTTAAATCTCGGGAGCCGCTCTGTGGTTTTGCTACTCACAACTGCGTCCTTGGTGTCCGGGATATTAACTTTGCCGACTGACAGCGTGACTCCTGTCGTCTTATGGAAAGAACAGTGGCAAACGAACGGTTGTCAGTGGGAGGTCCTTATTaatatgccgttttttttttacctgataCTTACCATGGAATAATTTTTAGGGAAATAGCTACGGTCATGTAGAAAGACTTGAATCAGTGCAGTCTTGCCGATAGCTGCGTCTCCTGACGAAATAAGAAAGGCACTCGTTAGCTTCAGTTTTCAGATTTAGATGACTTCATCTTTGTCTAATTTCTCCGCAAGAAAAATGCAAGGAGTCGAAAAGATTACCAATCACGGCGCATTTTACGCGCAAAATGTTGCTCATCGTTGCGAAACGCACGTCGTCTGCTGTTTGTGGATCAGTTGTTATGGCAACACCGTCGGCATATAATATTCTGACAAAATCTTTATGTGCGCAACGAGAGAGAAAATTAGGGCGGTTAAAACACGTTTATTTTTGGGGGTATGAAATTAACAAGTTATTAATTCGTGATATCTTTGACAAGTTGGTAATCCTAATTCTCTGCGGTACGGCTGCCATCCCGGCGTGTTTTCGCGGGCTTTTCTCGTTTTGTCGTCTGTTCACGTGCGTGCCGTGTTCGGCCCATTGATTCATGCAAAGCGTTGTTTTTCGAACGATATCCTCGCTAATCGCCAACAGTTAGCAGCTTCCTACTTAACTTAGTAACTAATCGGTATTAGTTAGCAGCTTGCCAATCATTGGCAGACGGCCTGTGTCTCGCGCAACGCGCACTTCGCCGCTCGTGCCTTGCCAGGCTTTGGACGCGCGAATCAGCCATGGCGGCCACTGTCGATGCTCCCGCTGCAGAGCCCGTGCTCACCGAAAGCATGGTTGAGGAAGAGCAGAAACTGTCCGAAGAGGCCGAGAAAAGAGAAGAGCAGGTACGGTGGCCCTTCTTTGAACGCGGCATGCCGCCGATGCCGATGCGTAGTGGAGCGTTGACATCGAACGCTGGGGCATGTCGGAACGTGTCCACAAAGTTGAGGCGCGAAAAGATGAAACGCGGAATCGGCACTGCAAAGCTTGGCCTGACGAACGTGGAAACGGGTGTCTCACGATCATGAAAACATGTGCACTATGCTATATATACGCGTTCATGTCTTTTCTTTGTTTATGCTTCTTCGGTTACTGTTGCTGTACTTCTTGCGCAGTTTCCCGCGCTTGATTGGAACTGTCCATAGCCGTTGCGAGTCATCGTGCAAATTGTCTGCGTTTCTCGTAGT includes these proteins:
- the LOC144101752 gene encoding intraflagellar transport protein 27 homolog isoform X1; amino-acid sequence: MSNILRVKCAVIGDAAIGKTALIQVFLHDRSYFPKNYSMTTGVTLSVGKVNIPDTKDAVELYLYDCSGKQIYLDFVQELWADAPLAIIMFDTCNEPSFQHVSTWAARLSKNSTCGPKIGVLVGTKGDLKERRRVSPKEAQEMAERIGFHYLESSAKEAEGVQEPFFYLASQWHKTHNEKSELPEDDL
- the LOC144101752 gene encoding intraflagellar transport protein 27 homolog isoform X2, giving the protein MTTGVTLSVGKVNIPDTKDAVELYLYDCSGKQIYLDFVQELWADAPLAIIMFDTCNEPSFQHVSTWAARLSKNSTCGPKIGVLVGTKGDLKERRRVSPKEAQEMAERIGFHYLESSAKEAEGVQEPFFYLASQWHKTHNEKSELPEDDL
- the LOC144101751 gene encoding PHD finger protein 10-like, whose translation is MSADGSEAWPTPVFDSETPAAADGDSQCSNEENASSSASAAAAAGIFLQPHVPKLSLTASSAATAPSQLPEKPADGVAVFEEDTRSSWNLEPSSGTATSSAAATRDVDDDDEVREPPSTSEVEAAMRDAPASSSKSDDPGGDTERARERTPVVSFAPTVVDCDSQNSGSSVKSGRKRFSDDEVTSEAPTTITADKLFEYHWPPDCGDAYMLQEQVCEFLNVKSFKRKHPDLVRRPVEFDEKEFLKEHGVVTMTMCDLGLTALRADDVVDLFMRDYPEKYQEYVNYIRERDKQNTVEKHRGYSAVSVEKCKMADFVRKAVAATAEYNQHLNQERREERRSCFDLQTFTIQYPSRKISKVEVMPTNRRRYPVALIPGQYQDHYRVYTSQELKYLPINTVVYGPPQEIGSVYAHPGSDGSQSESEDSSGSDGSSCSSSSGGSSPASDMDTSTTMGPNFCKICANADSTKEGEELISCSECGKVGHVTCLDILPEMAAAIKSYRWQCMDCKMCNVCMATDNEEKMMFCDRCDRGYHSFCVGMKAVPAGRWICRLCGRCATCSINTPGPEGPRVQWHHEYGKGPNPVDHKRSVTIYCQNCYRQRKGR